Proteins found in one Physeter macrocephalus isolate SW-GA chromosome 17, ASM283717v5, whole genome shotgun sequence genomic segment:
- the FFAR3 gene encoding LOW QUALITY PROTEIN: free fatty acid receptor 3 (The sequence of the model RefSeq protein was modified relative to this genomic sequence to represent the inferred CDS: inserted 2 bases in 2 codons), which produces MNTSSDRSFLLGSHWLSFSVYLFTFLVGLPVNPLALVIFVGKLQRCPLAVHLLLLNRTLSDPFLLLFLPFRVVKAAGGTRWSLPCIFCPSSRFLLFTTIYLTSLSLAAVSDERFLSVAYSVWXPEPGQAGLVSGACRLLAAAHCSVVYATEFSGRSSPTQGNNGTCYLEFRKDQLPAFLLPVQLEMAAVLCGVPQLITSYCCSRLVCILGKGASQRRRKRVXGLAAAMLPDFLVCFGAYNVSHVVGYMQGESPKWRSYVLPLNTLNSCVDPLAYYFSSSGFQADFQGLLGRLTGACGPWWQDGSVTLKSEGEGPPQELSNIEAR; this is translated from the exons ATGAACACCAGCTCAGACCGGTCCTTCTTGCTCGGCAGTCACTGGCTCTCCTTCTCCGTGTACCTCTTCACCTTCCTCGTGGGGCTTCCCGTCAACCCGCTGGCCCTGGTGATCTTCGTGGGCAAGCTGCAGCGCTGTCCGCTGGCCGTGCACCTGCTCTTGCTGAACCGGACCCTATCGGACCCGTTCCTGTTGCTCTTCCTGCCATTCCGCGTGGTGAAGGCAGCGGGCGGCACGCGCTGGTCCCTGCCCTGCATCTTCTGCCCCTCCTCCAGATTCCTCCTCTTCACCACCATCTATCTCACGTCCCTCTCCCTGGCGGCTGTGAGCGACGAGCGCTTCCTGAGCGTGGCCTACTCGGTTT CACCAGAGCCGGGACAGGCTGGCCTGGTCAGCGGGGCCTGCCGGCTCCTGGCCGCTGCACACTGCAGTGTGGTCTATGCCACTGAATTCTCGGGGcgctcctcccccacccagggtAACAACGGGACCTGCTACCTGGAATTCCGGAAGGATCAGCTG CCGGCCTTTCTCCTGCCTGTCCAGCTGGAGATGGCTGCGGTGCTATGTGGGGTGCCCCAGCTCATCACCAGCTACTGCTGTAGCCGCCTGGTGTGCATACTCGGTAAGGGAGCCAGCCAGCGCCGGCGGAAGAGGG GCGGGCTCGCAGCAGCCATGCTGCCCGACTTCCTCGTCTGCTTTGGGGCCTACAACGTGTCCCATGTTGTGGGCTACATGCAGGGTGAAAGCCCGAAGTGGAGAAGTTATGTGCTGCCCCTCAACACCCTGAATTCCTGTGTCGACCCCCTTGCCTACTATTTCTCATCATCTGGGTTCCAAGCTGACTtccaggggctgctggggaggCTGACCGGAGCCTGTGGCCCTTGGTGGCAGGACGGCAGCGTGACACTGAAGAGTGAAGGAGAGGGGCCGCCACAGGAGCTGTCTAACATAGAGGCCAGGTAG
- the FFAR1 gene encoding free fatty acid receptor 1: MDLPPQLSFALYMAAFTLGFPLNALAIAGAVSHARLRLTPSLVYALHLGCSDLLLATSLPLKAAEALAGGAWPLPASLCPAFALVHFAPLYAGAGFLAALSVGRYLGAAFPLGYQAARRPRYSWGVCVAIWALVLCHLGLVFGLEAPRGWLDNTTSSLGISTPANGSPVCLEAWDPASAGPARFSLSLLLFFLPLVITAFCYAGCLRALARSGLSHRRKLKAAWVAGGALLTLLLCLGPYNASNVAGFLHPSIGGCWRKLGLITGAWSAVLNPLATGYLGGSAGRGTTRGAKTKGGPSQK, from the coding sequence ATGGACCTGCCCCCGCAGCTCTCCTTCGCCCTCTATATGGCCGCCTTCACGCTGGGCTTCCCGCTCAACGCCCTGGCCATCGCAGGTGCCGTGTCCCACGCCCGGCTGCGCCTCACCCCCAGCCTGGTCTACGCCCTCCACCTGGGCTGCTCTGACCTCCTGCTGGCGACGTCTCTGCCCCTGAAGGCGGCGGAGGCCCTGGCCGGGGGAGCCTGGCCCCTGCCGGCctcactctgtcctgccttcGCCCTGGTCCACTTCGCTCCGCTCTATGCGGGCGCGGGCTTCCTGGCCGCCCTGAGCGTCGGCCGCTACCTGGGAGCCGCCTTCCCCTTGGGCTACCAAGCTGCCCGGAGGCCGCGCTATTCCTGGGGCGTGTGTGTGGCCATATGGGCCCTTGTCCTCTGTCACCTGGGGCTGGTCTTTGGGTTGGAGGCTCCGAGAGGCTGGCTGGACAATACCACCAGCTCCCTGGGTATCAGCACGCCAGCGAACGGCTCTCCGGTCTGCCTGGAGGCCTGGGACCCGGCCTCGGCGGGCCCTGCGCGCTTCAGCCTCTCTCTGCTGCTCTTCTTTCTGCCCCTGGTCATCACGGCCTTCTGCTACGCGGGCTGCCTCCGGGCACTGGCCCGCTCGGGCCTGAGCCACAGACGGAAGCTCAAGGCGGCCTGGGTGGCCGGTGGGGCTCTGCTCACCTTGCTGCTCTGCTTGGGACCCTACAATGCCTCCAACGTGGCTGGCTTCCTGCACCCCAGCATCGGAGGCTGCTGGCGGAAGCTGGGGCTCATTACAGGTGCGTGGAGCGCGGTGCTCAACCCACTGGCGACCGGCTACTTGGGAGGGAGCGCCGGCCGGGGGACAACACGTGGGGCGAAAACAAAAGGGGGGCCATCCCAGAAGTAG